Proteins encoded in a region of the Polyodon spathula isolate WHYD16114869_AA chromosome 9, ASM1765450v1, whole genome shotgun sequence genome:
- the LOC121321152 gene encoding fibronectin type-III domain-containing protein 3A-like: MELCVQTLKCLIIYSLAFFFFSSLKLSETLLIQTPAIPPGQCMPPRLVGKPKARELQMRWGAPQVDGGSLVSCYRLEMSPAESEEHREVYMGPELECTVIGLLPGKTYSFRLRAANKAGYGSYSEKCEITTAPGVPDQCKPPHVACRSPTCAIVSWETPAGNGANVTEYRLEWGAAEGCIQLCYCGPGLTHEMKGLLPATTYFCRIQAVNVAGAGLFSEVVLCVTPSSVPAAVSCLRVRDESEVDIPHYSPSTCLALQWEEPCDHGSEITAFSIDFGDRQPITVPRTTNHIIENLQPDATYRIRIQALNSIGAGPFSHTIKLKTKPLPPEPPRLECTVLSHQNLKLKWGEGTAKSLQTDSIQYHLQMEDKSGRFVSLYRGPCHTHKVQRLNESTTYTFRIQAFNEAGEGPFSDVYTFTTPKSPPAPLKAPRIERLDDHTCEVTWEALQPMKGDPVIYSLQSMTGNSEFKQIYKGSARSFQVSGLQLNCEHRFRACAIRQCQNPQGPQDLSGPYSATVTFSCQKTELPSTTHKNTVEVSRTKRTLSDEQCAAVILVLFAIISILIAFVIQYFVIK; this comes from the exons ATGGAGCTCTGTGTACAg ACCCTAAAATGTTTAATCATTTACtcattagcctttttttttttttcttctttaaagctTTCAGAAACCTTACTGATACAGACACCAGCAATTCCACCTGGCCAGTGTATGCCACCACGGCTTGTGGGGAAACCTAAAGCAAGAGAATTGCAGATGCGTTGGG GAGCTCCCCAGGTGGACGGTGGAAGTCTAGTCTCCTGCTATAGACTTGAGATGTCTCCAGCTGAGTCAGAGGAGCACAGAGAAGTCTATATGGGTCCTGAACTGGAATGTACAGTAATTGGTCTCCTACCAGGGAAAACGTACTCATTTAGGCTTCGGGCAGCCAACAAAGCTGGG TATGGATCATACTCTGAAAAATGTGAAATCACTACAGCTCCTGGTGTACCAGATCAATGCAAACCACCCCATGTTGCTTGTCGGTCCCCTACATGTGCAATAGTCAGCTGGGAG ACCCCGGCTGGAAATGGAGCTAATGTTACCGAGTATCGGTTAGAATGGGGAGCGGCAGAGGGCTGCATACAACTCTGCTACTGTGGACCTGGTTTAACACATGAAATGAAAGGGCTCTTACCAGCTACCACTTACTTCTGTAGAATACAG GCAGTAAATGTTGCCGGTGCCGGTCTGTTCAGTGAAGTGGTTTTGTGCGTGACTCCATCCTCGGTCCCGGCTGCAGTGAGTTGTCTTCGCGTCAGAGATGAGAGCGAGGTAGACATTCCACACTACTCCCCATCCACATGCCTGGCGCTGCAGTGGGAAGAGCCTTGTGACCATGGCTCAGAAATTACTGCCTTCAGCATAGATTTTGGAGACAGGCAGCCCATTACAGTGCCGAGAACCACAAACCACATTATAGAAAACCTGCAGCCAGATGCAACTTACAG AATACGAATTCAGGCCCTGAACAGCATTGGCGCTGGCCCATTCAGCCACACTATCAAGTTGAAAACCAAGCCCCTTCCTCCTGAGCCCCCGAGGCTCGAGTGCACTGTCTTGAGTCATCAGAACCTGAAGCTCAAGTGGGGAGAGGGCACTGCTAAATCATTGCAAACAGACTCCATTCAATATCACCTTCAAATGGAGGACAAGAGTGGAAG GTTTGTGTCCTTGTACAGAGGCCCATGCCACACACACAAGGTACAGAGGCTCAATGAATCAACCACCTACACATTCCGCATTCAGGCCTTCAATGAAGCCGGTGAAGGGCCCTTTTCTGATGTTTACACTTTCACGACGCCCAAATCCCCGCCTGCTCCTCTCAAAG CACCAAGAATAGAACGTCTTGATGACCACACCTGTGAGGTCACTTGGGAGGCATTACAACCCATGAAAGGTGACCCAGTTATTTACAGCCTTCAGTCTATGACTGGGAATTCAGAGTTCAAACAG atttACAAAGGCTCTGCCAGGTCATTCCAAGTTTCAGGACTTCAGCTTAACTGTGAACATCGTTTCCGGGCCTGCGCCATTCGCCAGTGCCAAAACCCTCAGGGCCCTCAAGATCTGAGCGGCCCCTACAGTGCCACTGTAACATTCTCCTGTCAGAAGACTGAATTGCCCAGCACCACCCATAAAAACACTGTGGAAGTCTCAAGGACAAAACGCACTCTGAGTGATGAGCAGTGTGCGGCTGTCATCCTTGTGCTCTTTGCTATCATCTCCATTCTGATTGCCTTTGTCATCCAGTACTTTGTCATTAAGTAA